A window of the Gemmatimonadaceae bacterium genome harbors these coding sequences:
- a CDS encoding polysaccharide deacetylase family protein, whose product MPILEYHLVADSDSRWGRSWRHFAQDLELLYERGYRPVTVSQLVDRQLDIPAGTSPVVFTFDDASPSQFRYIERNGQLEIDSTSAVGIWLAFHAKHPDWGNRATFCMLPAAAAGHAFFGEKGIQGQKSAWRFKKVQFLAQQGFELCDHTLWHADLAKYSDAVVQEQIARGAMAIDSAVPGYRVRTFALPLGVWPKNRALAKQGSWKDPKTGRVYRYDFDAILEVAGGPNRSPYDPEFNPLRLYRVQMYGGELARVLDLLDRTRTRFVAGTPPRSGNAARR is encoded by the coding sequence GTGCCGATTCTCGAGTATCACCTCGTGGCCGACAGCGATTCCCGCTGGGGACGGAGTTGGCGTCACTTTGCGCAGGACCTGGAGCTGCTCTACGAGCGTGGCTACCGTCCCGTGACCGTGTCGCAGCTCGTGGACAGGCAGCTCGACATCCCGGCGGGGACCTCCCCGGTGGTATTCACGTTCGACGACGCCTCTCCCAGCCAGTTCCGCTACATCGAGCGCAACGGCCAGCTGGAGATCGATTCGACGAGCGCGGTGGGCATCTGGCTGGCGTTCCACGCCAAGCATCCGGACTGGGGCAATCGGGCCACGTTCTGCATGCTGCCGGCGGCGGCGGCGGGCCACGCGTTCTTCGGCGAGAAGGGAATCCAGGGGCAGAAGAGCGCGTGGCGGTTCAAGAAGGTGCAGTTCCTGGCACAGCAGGGGTTCGAGCTGTGCGACCACACGCTCTGGCACGCCGATCTGGCCAAGTACAGCGACGCGGTGGTGCAGGAACAGATCGCGCGGGGCGCGATGGCGATCGATTCCGCGGTGCCGGGGTACCGGGTGCGCACGTTCGCGCTGCCGCTTGGGGTCTGGCCCAAGAACCGCGCGCTCGCCAAGCAGGGGTCGTGGAAGGATCCCAAGACCGGCCGTGTGTACCGCTACGATTTCGACGCGATCCTGGAGGTGGCGGGCGGTCCGAATCGCAGCCCGTACGATCCCGAATTCAATCCGTTGCGACTCTATCGCGTGCAGATGTATGGCGGCGAGCTCGCGCGGGTGCTCGACCTGCTCGACCGGACCAGGACGCGCTTCGTGGCGGGGACGCCGCCGCGGAGCGGGAATGCGGCTCGCCGGTAG
- a CDS encoding AraC family transcriptional regulator → MSTFLAYLPDALFAAAQSGIPDLIRVGSPAEVRARIRTMRVDGVICDPVAGAASDATDIFWLATDFPAVHITLYTVLEPGVAQVLTRLASAGVTDVVLFGYEDAPGRWGDLVARAAVRDAVTRTIAALGPTLKQVGGPLRDVLEGVFRAPCKFHTVDDMAAAAGLTRRSVYRRLERVGVHAVHDWIEGARLTGAFALLRDPARQVRDVAGAVGYGGPQELSARLRGWTGRSVAQLRESVTADEFVEHTVGRLAPRQRRDGEPGGAHARAADRAGNDGRRHA, encoded by the coding sequence GTGTCCACGTTTCTCGCGTACCTTCCCGACGCACTGTTTGCCGCGGCCCAGTCCGGCATCCCTGACCTCATCCGCGTGGGATCACCGGCGGAGGTTCGCGCCCGCATTCGCACCATGAGAGTGGACGGCGTTATCTGCGACCCCGTGGCGGGCGCGGCGTCGGACGCGACCGACATCTTCTGGCTGGCCACGGATTTTCCCGCCGTCCACATCACGCTGTACACGGTGCTCGAGCCGGGAGTGGCGCAGGTGCTCACGCGGCTGGCGTCGGCCGGCGTCACGGACGTCGTGCTGTTCGGTTACGAGGACGCGCCGGGCCGGTGGGGAGATCTGGTGGCTCGCGCTGCGGTGCGCGATGCGGTGACGAGGACGATCGCCGCGCTGGGGCCGACGTTGAAACAGGTGGGCGGTCCGTTGCGGGACGTCCTGGAGGGTGTCTTTCGCGCGCCGTGCAAGTTCCACACGGTGGACGACATGGCGGCCGCCGCGGGGCTGACGCGGCGGTCGGTGTATCGCCGGCTCGAGCGCGTGGGTGTCCACGCCGTGCATGACTGGATCGAGGGGGCTCGTCTTACCGGGGCGTTCGCGTTGCTTCGCGATCCGGCCCGTCAGGTGCGCGACGTGGCAGGCGCCGTCGGGTATGGGGGGCCGCAGGAACTGTCCGCGCGCCTTCGCGGGTGGACCGGTCGTTCGGTGGCGCAGTTGCGCGAGTCGGTGACGGCCGACGAGTTCGTGGAACACACCGTGGGACGTCTGGCACCCCGGCAGAGGCGCGACGGGGAGCCCGGTGGCGCGCACGCGCGGGCGGCAGACCGGGCGGGGAACGACGGGCGGCGCCATGCCTGA
- a CDS encoding YIP1 family protein produces MDSPNAMHPDAPPAVQDKTSVWEDFLDIFYAPSQVFGRRANGNFWIPLLVVTVLLALLGFANRHVVEPIFDAEFQRNMATAMKNNPQLTPAMLEKSRSVGLIAAQIGAVVFVPIIVVISGFVAWVGAKLVGTKISWNAALVVAAYAAVPRVLQGVVISIQGLLMDPSAFVSRFSIEIGPARFFNADTVSPIVGVLLDRFELFSLWGVVLLTIGVAVIGKVPKAKAWALGIGFWVVMMLPSLIGAWRAS; encoded by the coding sequence ATGGACTCCCCCAACGCGATGCACCCCGACGCTCCCCCTGCCGTGCAGGACAAGACGTCGGTCTGGGAAGACTTCCTCGACATCTTCTACGCTCCCTCCCAGGTGTTCGGGCGGCGCGCCAACGGAAATTTCTGGATCCCGCTGCTCGTAGTCACGGTCCTCCTGGCTCTGTTGGGATTTGCCAACCGGCACGTGGTGGAACCGATCTTCGACGCCGAATTCCAGCGCAACATGGCCACCGCGATGAAGAACAACCCGCAGCTCACCCCGGCGATGCTGGAGAAGTCGCGATCGGTGGGCCTGATCGCCGCGCAGATCGGCGCCGTGGTCTTCGTGCCCATCATCGTCGTGATCTCAGGATTTGTCGCGTGGGTGGGCGCCAAGCTGGTGGGCACCAAGATCTCCTGGAACGCCGCGCTCGTCGTGGCGGCCTACGCGGCCGTGCCGCGCGTGCTGCAGGGCGTCGTGATCTCGATCCAGGGCCTGCTCATGGATCCGTCCGCGTTCGTCTCACGGTTCAGCATCGAGATCGGACCCGCCCGGTTCTTCAACGCCGACACGGTCTCGCCGATCGTCGGCGTTCTGCTCGACCGATTCGAGCTGTTCAGCCTCTGGGGAGTGGTGCTCCTCACGATCGGTGTTGCCGTGATCGGCAAGGTGCCCAAGGCCAAGGCGTGGGCGCTCGGCATCGGATTCTGGGTGGTGATGATGCTGCCCTCGCTGATCGGTGCGTGGCGGGCCTCGTAA
- a CDS encoding helix-turn-helix domain-containing protein: MELRATVQSRIVDVVVADPALDGVVHVDTLAEIRELFPSLPIVLYSTLSAAAMQGVVQLARHGVEHIVLNRFDDDPKRFLELLERVPAHALGERMLRALREPIAKLPVTVGRAIEQLYRSPAGFHGARELAEAGGTNTRGLYRYMVAAGMPSVKAVVVSARLIRAYAYLRDPGRSIKEIAARVGYNRPWLLTKQMREFTGYTPSEVRDALPPEEFVKLLATRVRAAQHDEDGEP, translated from the coding sequence ATGGAGCTTCGCGCTACGGTGCAGAGCCGCATCGTTGACGTCGTCGTCGCGGATCCCGCGCTCGACGGAGTGGTGCACGTGGACACGCTGGCCGAGATCCGGGAACTGTTCCCGTCCCTCCCCATCGTGCTCTACTCCACCCTCAGCGCGGCCGCGATGCAGGGCGTGGTCCAACTCGCCAGACACGGCGTGGAGCACATCGTGCTCAACCGGTTTGACGACGACCCCAAGCGCTTTCTCGAACTCCTCGAGCGAGTGCCGGCCCACGCCCTCGGCGAACGGATGCTGCGCGCACTGCGCGAGCCCATCGCCAAGCTGCCCGTGACGGTTGGCAGGGCCATCGAACAGCTGTACCGGTCCCCGGCCGGCTTCCATGGCGCCCGGGAGCTGGCGGAAGCCGGCGGCACCAACACTCGCGGACTCTACCGGTACATGGTGGCCGCGGGGATGCCCTCGGTGAAGGCGGTGGTGGTATCGGCACGACTCATCCGGGCATATGCTTACCTGCGGGACCCCGGAAGATCGATCAAGGAAATCGCGGCCCGGGTGGGTTACAACCGGCCCTGGCTGCTCACAAAACAGATGCGTGAATTCACGGGGTACACGCCCAGCGAGGTGCGGGACGCGCTACCCCCCGAAGAGTTCGTAAAGCTGCTGGCCACGCGAGTGCGGGCGGCGCAGCATGACGAGGACGGCGAGCCCTGA
- a CDS encoding response regulator has protein sequence MHGTPIRVLIVDDEAAICKALSIALTRAGFDVRTALSGDAGVAVLKKEPVDVLVLDLRLQDMRGDVMFELAKAEQPHLKHSTLFMTGDITEKADRIIRNCDCPLLRKPFELRDLTNIVSAMAPKARDVSA, from the coding sequence GTGCACGGGACGCCAATTCGAGTACTCATCGTCGACGATGAGGCCGCAATCTGCAAAGCACTCTCCATCGCGCTCACGCGCGCTGGATTCGACGTCCGCACCGCACTCAGCGGAGACGCTGGCGTTGCCGTGCTCAAGAAGGAGCCCGTTGACGTCCTCGTCCTCGACCTGCGCCTTCAAGACATGCGCGGCGACGTCATGTTCGAGTTGGCCAAAGCCGAGCAGCCGCACCTCAAGCACAGCACGCTGTTCATGACGGGCGACATCACCGAGAAGGCGGACCGGATCATCCGCAACTGCGACTGTCCGCTGCTTCGCAAGCCATTCGAGCTGCGCGACCTGACCAACATCGTCAGCGCCATGGCACCCAAGGCCCGCGACGTCTCGGCCTGA
- a CDS encoding carboxymuconolactone decarboxylase family protein — protein sequence MTGDTHEHGASLAEFRAYRERMNAEILGENNLVINRFFALDTRAYEAGALDVKTKELLGLVASLVLRCDDCVTYHLVRCAEEGLSRDQVFESLSIGLIVGGSIVIPHLRRAVDRWSELERARP from the coding sequence GTGACCGGGGACACACACGAGCATGGCGCCTCGCTGGCCGAATTCCGCGCCTACCGGGAGCGCATGAACGCCGAGATCCTGGGCGAGAACAACCTGGTGATCAATCGCTTCTTCGCGCTCGACACGCGGGCGTATGAGGCCGGCGCGCTGGACGTGAAGACCAAGGAGTTGCTGGGGCTCGTGGCCTCGCTGGTGCTGCGGTGCGACGACTGCGTCACCTACCACCTGGTGCGGTGCGCGGAGGAAGGGCTGTCGCGCGACCAGGTGTTCGAGTCGCTGTCCATCGGGTTGATCGTGGGCGGGTCGATCGTCATTCCGCACCTCCGGCGCGCCGTGGACCGGTGGAGCGAACTGGAGCGCGCCCGGCCCTGA
- the rho gene encoding transcription termination factor Rho, which translates to MLPEGDAAGSTADAPSSAPAPAPSVEAAPAATSDSAPPEESNGRDAPAAPAINPDGASSNGTGEYGAQRPDQGFSRHERNGRRHRRNRGRGRGREVRDTRDGREVRDVREQPATPQAPAVLTPAGELKGWYDPQREGGFVRRAEASYLTEASDPYVPPQLARQFGLRKSDTLDCALGRDHRGRLTVMEIRTVNGEDPVASAKRPDFQSLTASYPERKLFLETGRPAKGGAELIRRAIDLLAPIGFGQRALIVAPARAGKTTLLHAITEGVAINHPNVVLLILLVDERPEEVSEAISWGVGEVIASSFDQPAQRHVDVTEMVLEHARRQVELGRDVVIVLDSLTRMARAHNTAERGTGRTLSGGLDATAMAKPKAFFGSARSVAPAAGGGSLTIIATALVETGSRMDDVIFEEFKGTGNCEIKLDRPLAEKRIYPAIDIATSGTRREEKLFRPDQLDNVFTLRRGLAQMPPQAAMEWLIKRIAATPNNDALLEGL; encoded by the coding sequence ATGCTCCCTGAAGGGGACGCGGCCGGCAGCACCGCCGACGCTCCCTCCTCCGCTCCGGCTCCGGCCCCGTCCGTCGAGGCGGCGCCCGCCGCCACGTCGGACAGCGCGCCACCCGAGGAATCGAACGGGCGGGATGCGCCGGCGGCGCCGGCGATCAATCCGGACGGCGCATCGTCGAACGGAACCGGCGAATATGGGGCCCAGCGTCCAGACCAGGGCTTCAGCCGCCACGAACGCAACGGGCGGCGCCATCGTCGCAATCGGGGGCGGGGCCGCGGCCGCGAAGTGCGCGACACGCGGGATGGCCGGGAGGTGCGGGACGTGCGCGAGCAGCCGGCGACGCCGCAGGCGCCCGCGGTGCTCACGCCGGCCGGCGAGCTCAAAGGCTGGTACGATCCGCAGCGCGAAGGCGGGTTCGTGCGCCGCGCCGAGGCGAGCTATCTGACCGAGGCCAGCGATCCGTACGTGCCCCCGCAGCTGGCGCGGCAGTTCGGGCTGCGCAAGAGCGACACGCTGGACTGCGCGCTGGGGCGCGACCATCGTGGCCGGCTGACGGTGATGGAGATTCGCACCGTGAACGGCGAGGACCCCGTGGCCAGCGCCAAGCGTCCGGACTTCCAGTCGCTCACGGCGTCGTATCCGGAGCGGAAGCTGTTCCTGGAAACGGGACGGCCGGCCAAGGGCGGCGCCGAGTTGATCCGCCGCGCCATCGACCTCCTGGCGCCGATCGGGTTCGGCCAGCGGGCGTTGATCGTGGCCCCGGCCCGCGCCGGCAAGACCACGCTCCTGCACGCGATCACCGAGGGTGTGGCGATCAACCATCCCAACGTGGTGCTGCTCATCCTGCTCGTGGACGAACGTCCCGAGGAAGTGAGCGAAGCGATCTCGTGGGGGGTGGGCGAGGTGATCGCGTCGAGCTTCGACCAGCCGGCGCAGCGGCACGTGGACGTGACGGAGATGGTGCTGGAGCACGCGCGGCGTCAGGTGGAGCTGGGCCGCGACGTGGTGATCGTGCTCGATTCGCTCACCCGCATGGCGCGGGCGCACAACACGGCCGAACGCGGCACGGGACGCACGCTGTCGGGCGGCCTCGATGCCACGGCGATGGCCAAGCCCAAGGCGTTCTTCGGCTCGGCGCGCTCGGTGGCGCCGGCGGCGGGCGGCGGATCGCTGACGATCATCGCCACGGCGCTGGTGGAGACCGGCTCGCGCATGGACGACGTGATCTTCGAGGAGTTCAAGGGCACGGGCAACTGCGAGATCAAGCTCGACCGTCCGCTGGCCGAGAAGCGGATCTATCCGGCCATCGACATCGCGACCAGCGGCACGCGGCGCGAGGAGAAGCTGTTCCGTCCCGACCAGCTGGACAACGTGTTCACGCTGCGCCGCGGGCTGGCGCAGATGCCGCCGCAGGCGGCGATGGAGTGGCTGATCAAGCGCATCGCGGCCACGCCGAACAACGACGCGCTGCTGGAAGGGCTGTGA
- a CDS encoding dipeptidase: MSNLPPDLDAFFVANEHRIRDELFDLLRIPSVSARSEHDPDTARAAQWVADNMSNAGLRATVHPTAGHPIVVGEWRGAGADAPTVLIYGHYDVQPAEPLELWHSPAFEPTVRDGKLFARGSVDDKGQLFIHMKALEAHLKVRGALPVNVVVLAEGEEEVGSDHLAAFIEAHKAELACGAVVISDSSMFAPGLPSILSSLRGLAYFQIDVTGPTTDLHSGSYGGAVVNPAMALARILATMHDASGHVAIPGFYDKVRDWGDKARREIKALPFDDEQFRAETGAPVLGGEAGYSSLERIWMRPTCEVNGLLSGYTGEGAKTVLPSQAMAKVSCRLVPDQDPREIEQLMKAHVERVAPGGVTVTVRALHGGRPWRAELDGPLYDAARKALAAAFNKPPVITGEGGSIPVVGDFERILGAPVLLMGFGLPGENAHAPNEWLSMDNFTRGLRAVAVLYEELGKKS, translated from the coding sequence ATGTCCAACCTTCCTCCCGACCTCGACGCCTTCTTCGTCGCCAACGAACACCGCATCCGCGACGAACTGTTCGACCTCCTGCGCATCCCCAGCGTGAGCGCCCGCTCGGAGCACGACCCCGACACCGCCCGGGCCGCGCAGTGGGTGGCCGACAACATGAGCAATGCGGGACTCCGTGCCACCGTGCACCCCACCGCCGGCCACCCCATCGTGGTGGGCGAGTGGCGGGGCGCCGGCGCCGATGCCCCCACGGTGCTCATCTACGGCCACTACGACGTCCAGCCCGCCGAACCGCTCGAGTTGTGGCACAGTCCGGCGTTCGAGCCCACCGTGCGCGACGGCAAGCTGTTCGCGCGCGGCTCGGTGGACGACAAGGGCCAGCTGTTCATCCACATGAAAGCGCTCGAAGCGCACCTCAAGGTGCGCGGCGCCCTCCCCGTGAACGTCGTCGTCCTCGCCGAAGGGGAGGAAGAGGTGGGCAGCGACCACCTCGCGGCATTCATCGAGGCCCACAAGGCCGAGTTGGCGTGCGGCGCGGTGGTCATCTCCGACTCGTCGATGTTCGCGCCGGGCCTGCCGTCCATCCTCTCGTCGCTGCGCGGGCTCGCCTATTTCCAGATCGACGTCACCGGCCCCACCACCGACCTGCACTCCGGGAGCTACGGTGGCGCCGTCGTGAATCCGGCCATGGCATTGGCCCGCATTCTCGCCACCATGCACGACGCCTCGGGCCACGTGGCCATCCCCGGCTTCTACGACAAGGTGCGCGATTGGGGAGACAAGGCCCGCCGAGAGATCAAGGCGCTGCCGTTCGACGACGAGCAGTTCCGCGCCGAGACCGGCGCTCCCGTGCTCGGCGGAGAGGCCGGGTACAGCTCGCTCGAACGCATCTGGATGCGCCCCACCTGCGAGGTCAACGGCCTGCTCAGCGGCTACACCGGCGAGGGCGCCAAGACGGTGCTGCCGTCGCAGGCCATGGCCAAGGTGAGTTGCCGCCTCGTGCCCGATCAGGATCCGCGCGAGATCGAGCAGCTCATGAAGGCCCATGTCGAGCGCGTCGCGCCCGGCGGCGTGACGGTCACGGTCCGGGCGCTGCATGGCGGCAGGCCGTGGCGCGCCGAGCTGGACGGGCCGCTCTACGACGCGGCGCGCAAGGCGCTCGCCGCGGCGTTCAACAAGCCCCCGGTGATCACCGGCGAGGGCGGTTCCATTCCCGTGGTGGGCGACTTCGAGCGCATCCTCGGCGCCCCCGTCCTGCTCATGGGGTTCGGACTGCCCGGCGAGAACGCCCATGCCCCCAACGAGTGGCTGAGCATGGACAACTTCACCAGAGGGCTCAGGGCCGTGGCCGTGCTGTATGAGGAGTTGGGCAAGAAGAGCTGA
- a CDS encoding MBL fold metallo-hydrolase — translation MRPFRMALAALIAMSSIAGAQNTRVVVLGTGTPNADPDRSGPAIAIVTNGQAYLVDAGAGIVRRAAAAVREGVTALAMPKLDIVFLTHLHSDHTLGLPDLMLTPWVLERTAPLRVYGPPGTANMVRFIDSAYVKDIDIRLHGGEPSNKTGWRTDVHEFTDDGVVYHDANVTVRAFRVRHGAWDYSFGYRFETPDRVIVVSGDTRPTDAVVRACNGCDVLVHEVYDAEQFKKRSPAWQAYHSRYHTSTYQLGALAARAKPKLLLLVHQLFWGGTDADLVRQVETQFHGRVVSAHDLGVY, via the coding sequence ATGAGACCGTTCCGGATGGCGCTTGCGGCGCTCATCGCCATGTCGAGCATCGCCGGGGCCCAGAACACGCGCGTCGTGGTGCTGGGCACCGGCACGCCCAACGCCGACCCCGATCGCTCCGGGCCGGCGATCGCGATCGTGACCAACGGCCAGGCGTACCTCGTGGATGCGGGGGCCGGGATCGTACGCCGGGCGGCGGCGGCGGTGCGCGAGGGGGTGACGGCGCTGGCGATGCCGAAGCTGGACATCGTCTTCCTCACCCACCTGCACTCCGACCATACCCTCGGACTGCCCGACCTCATGCTGACCCCGTGGGTGCTGGAGCGCACGGCGCCGCTGCGCGTGTACGGGCCCCCGGGCACGGCGAACATGGTCCGGTTCATCGATTCCGCCTACGTGAAGGACATCGACATCCGGCTGCACGGGGGCGAGCCGTCGAACAAGACCGGCTGGCGCACCGACGTGCACGAATTCACCGACGACGGCGTGGTATACCACGACGCCAACGTGACCGTGCGCGCCTTTCGCGTGCGGCACGGCGCCTGGGATTATTCGTTCGGGTACCGCTTCGAGACGCCGGATCGCGTGATCGTGGTGAGCGGCGACACGCGCCCCACCGACGCCGTGGTGCGGGCCTGCAACGGATGCGACGTGCTGGTGCACGAGGTGTACGACGCCGAGCAGTTCAAGAAGCGCTCGCCCGCGTGGCAGGCCTATCATTCCCGGTACCACACATCCACGTACCAGCTGGGAGCGCTGGCGGCGCGGGCCAAGCCCAAGCTCCTGCTGCTGGTGCACCAGCTATTCTGGGGCGGCACCGACGCCGACCTCGTCCGGCAGGTGGAGACGCAATTTCACGGACGGGTGGTGTCGGCCCATGACTTAGGGGTATACTGA
- a CDS encoding MarR family transcriptional regulator, with protein MATSKSSRESAIQRELQQTRPFHSIGAEAMIGIMRTAALIQREISAIVEPMGITQPQYNVLRILRGAGDEGIPTLAIRGRMVDASPGVTRLLDRLEAAGYARRERSAPDRRQVMCQITAAGLALLAQLDAPISAYDDVVVEMLSAAEKRELIRMLDAIRKTTVGG; from the coding sequence ATGGCGACCTCGAAATCCAGCCGCGAGAGCGCGATCCAGCGGGAGCTGCAGCAGACCCGACCGTTCCACTCGATCGGCGCCGAAGCGATGATCGGCATCATGCGCACCGCGGCGCTGATCCAGCGGGAGATCAGCGCCATCGTCGAACCGATGGGCATCACGCAACCGCAATACAACGTGCTGCGCATCCTGCGCGGCGCCGGCGACGAGGGCATTCCCACGCTGGCCATCCGCGGCCGGATGGTGGATGCGTCGCCGGGGGTCACCCGACTGCTCGACCGGCTGGAGGCGGCGGGGTATGCCCGCCGCGAGCGCAGCGCGCCCGATCGGCGACAGGTCATGTGCCAGATCACGGCCGCCGGGCTGGCCCTGCTCGCCCAACTCGACGCGCCGATCAGCGCATACGACGACGTGGTGGTGGAGATGCTCTCGGCCGCCGAGAAGCGCGAGCTGATCCGGATGCTGGACGCGATTCGGAAGACTACGGTAGGAGGGTAG
- a CDS encoding glycosyltransferase family 39 protein has translation MTDPGPPRAAGRHIRNAWHLALFVLAAAALVRLAFAAVIPLFPDETYYWEWSRHLAAGYFDHPWGIAALIRGGTGLAGAAGIGPSPIAVRLGVVVAGFLAALFASAIARRLGGDRAGLLAALVFSLMPLAAAGLVLATPDVPLLCTAAAGVYCVVRAVESKIHSPASLAWWIAAGLALGLAFSSKYTSILFPVGVTIAVLTRRSLRARLGEAGPWAACLAALTVFVPVLAWNSRHGWISFTFQLHHGLGAPSGSPLVRELALVGGQAGLATPILLVLLSIAVWRAVRRPAGDAHYLLAVVALTCVGMFLFSAFRRPVEANWPALAYIPAVPLLAATDWGVLGRRWLRWGLALAAVVSCVVYVQAVVPVLPLPAPRDPVARSAGWGQLADSVAAAQRLVAGDRVHAWVAADKYQDASELAYHLAGHPVTFSLNLSSRPNQYDLWPGFRALAHVGDDLLLVLDEVPQPHHTAVVLAAHFASVEKGALVPLTRRDGGVATRRRIWILRGWKGTWPATEP, from the coding sequence ATGACCGATCCCGGTCCGCCGCGCGCGGCGGGTAGGCACATTCGGAATGCGTGGCACCTGGCCCTGTTCGTCCTTGCCGCAGCGGCGCTCGTCCGACTCGCGTTCGCCGCGGTCATCCCCCTCTTCCCCGACGAGACGTACTACTGGGAGTGGTCCCGGCACCTCGCCGCCGGCTACTTCGACCATCCGTGGGGCATCGCCGCTCTCATCCGCGGCGGGACCGGGCTCGCCGGCGCTGCCGGCATCGGGCCGTCTCCGATCGCGGTCCGCCTGGGCGTCGTCGTCGCCGGATTCCTGGCGGCACTGTTCGCCTCGGCCATTGCCCGACGCCTGGGCGGCGACCGCGCCGGCCTCCTCGCGGCGCTCGTCTTTTCGCTCATGCCGCTCGCCGCCGCCGGACTGGTGCTCGCCACCCCCGACGTGCCGCTGCTGTGCACGGCCGCCGCGGGCGTGTACTGCGTGGTTCGCGCCGTCGAATCGAAGATCCACTCCCCGGCGTCGCTCGCCTGGTGGATCGCCGCCGGGCTCGCGCTCGGCCTCGCCTTCTCGTCCAAGTACACATCCATCCTGTTCCCCGTGGGCGTGACGATCGCCGTGCTCACGCGCCGGAGTCTGCGCGCACGGCTGGGCGAAGCCGGACCCTGGGCCGCCTGCCTGGCCGCGCTGACGGTGTTCGTTCCCGTCTTGGCCTGGAACTCACGCCACGGCTGGATCTCGTTCACGTTCCAACTGCACCACGGATTGGGGGCGCCCAGCGGCTCGCCGCTCGTGCGCGAACTCGCCCTCGTCGGCGGGCAGGCCGGTCTCGCCACCCCGATCCTGCTCGTCCTTCTGAGTATCGCCGTGTGGCGCGCGGTCCGCCGTCCGGCCGGCGACGCCCACTACCTGCTGGCAGTCGTGGCCCTCACGTGCGTCGGCATGTTCCTGTTCAGCGCCTTCCGCCGGCCGGTGGAGGCCAACTGGCCGGCGCTGGCCTACATCCCGGCCGTCCCGCTCCTGGCCGCCACCGATTGGGGCGTCCTCGGCCGCCGCTGGCTGCGCTGGGGCCTCGCACTTGCGGCTGTCGTGTCGTGCGTCGTGTACGTGCAGGCGGTCGTTCCGGTGCTGCCGCTGCCGGCGCCGCGCGATCCCGTGGCGCGGTCGGCCGGGTGGGGCCAGCTCGCCGACAGCGTCGCCGCGGCGCAACGCCTCGTGGCCGGCGATCGCGTGCACGCGTGGGTGGCCGCCGACAAGTACCAGGACGCCTCCGAGTTGGCCTACCATCTGGCGGGGCATCCCGTCACCTTCTCGCTCAACCTCTCCAGTCGTCCCAATCAGTACGATCTGTGGCCCGGCTTCCGGGCGCTCGCGCACGTGGGCGACGACCTGCTGCTCGTGCTGGACGAGGTGCCGCAACCGCACCACACGGCCGTCGTGCTCGCTGCCCACTTCGCGTCGGTGGAGAAGGGCGCGCTGGTGCCGCTCACCCGTCGCGACGGCGGAGTCGCCACCCGGCGGCGCATCTGGATCCTGCGCGGGTGGAAGGGAACGTGGCCGGCGACCGAGCCGTGA